One Ochotona princeps isolate mOchPri1 chromosome 25, mOchPri1.hap1, whole genome shotgun sequence genomic region harbors:
- the ZC3HC1 gene encoding zinc finger C3HC-type protein 1, with amino-acid sequence MAAPSEGPAFDAGVEKNWGAGVRSPEETPQKVRQLIDEGIAPEDGGADAKDSSAALQSLPGSLQGEEPALESTSKEAFFCRVETFSCLKWAGKPPELSPLVCAKYGWVTVDSDLLKCPSCQALLCASLQPALDLDRYKERCVELKKSLCSAHEKFCFWPDSPSPDRFGMLPLDEPAVLLSEFLDRFQSLCHLELQLPSLRPEDLKGMSLTEDKISLLLHLLEDELDHQKDEKKAATKLGSDIQVRITACVLAVCGWACSSSLEPMQLSLITCSQCVRKVGLWGFQQIESSVGDLDTSLGLAGSPTLGPDVRPERLPAVPESPRRMMTRSQDATGPPGSEQSEKSPGSIVCRTRSLDSSSPVERAESEAASPTARTRPVTRSMGPGDNAGLEVPSSPLRRAKRPRLCSSSSSDTSSRSFFEPTSQHRDWCPWVNLTLGKAVQESSGMEPEGATPPEPGWKAVLALLLAQRQSSQTTEAESMSLSDKSRKVFRIFRQWESLGSS; translated from the exons ATGGCGGCGCCCAGTGAGGGGCCCGCGTTTGACGCGGGAGTCGAAAAGAATTGGGGTGCGGGCGTTCGCTCCCCGGAAGAGACCCCCCAGAAAGTACGGCAGCTGATAGACGAGGGGATTGCCCCTGAGGACGGAGGCGCCGACGC CAAGGACTCTTCGGCCGCGTTGCAGTCACTTCCCGGATCCCTCCAGGGAGAGGAGCCTGCGTTGGAATCCACCAGCAAAGAAGCCTTCTTCTGCAGGGTGGAAACGTTTTCT TGTTTGAAATGGGCAGGGAAGCCCCCCGAGCTGTCACCTCTGGTCTGTGCCAAGTACGGCTGGGTCACGGTGGACAGCGACCTGCTCAAGTGTCCCAGCTGCCAGGCCCTCCTCTGCGCCTCCTTACAGCCAGCCTTGGACCTTGACAGGT ATAAGGAGCGGTGTGTGGAGCTGAAGAAGTCCTTGTGTTCCGCCCATGAGAAGTTCTGTTTCTGGCCGGACAGCCCCTCGCCAG ACCGATTTGGGATGTTGCCGTTGGATGAGCCCGCTGTCCTGCTAAGTGAGTTCCTGGATCGCTTTCAGAGCCTTTGTCACCTGGAGCTGCAGCTCCCGTCCCTGAGGCCAGAGGACTTGAAAGGCATG TCTTTGACTGAGGACAAGATCAGTCTTCTGCTACACCTACTGGAAGATGAACTTGACCACCAAAAGGATGAGAAAAAAGCAGCCACCAAGTTAGGCTCAGACATCCAAGTCCGCATCACTGCCTGTGTTCTCGCCGTGTGTGGCTGGGCATGTAG CTCCTCTTTGGAACCCATGCAGCTCTCGCTGATAACGTGTTCCCAGTGTGTGAGGAAGGTGGGACTGTGGGGCTTCCAGCAGATCGAGTCATCCGTGGGCGACCTGGACACCTCCCTTGGCCTGGCCGGCTCTCCCACCCTGGGTCCCGACGTGCGGCCAGAGCGCctccctgcagtgccagaatctccTCGAAGGATGATGACCCGCAGCCAGGACGCCACGGGCCCCCCAGGCTCCGAGCAG TCTGAAAAGAGCCCAGGTTCCATTGTTTGCCGAACTCGGAGCCTGGACTCTTCCAGCCCCGTTGAGCGTGCAGAGTCGGAGGCAGCCAGCCCCACCGCCAGAACCCGCCCAGTGACGCGGAGCATGGGACCAGGGGACAACGCTGGCCTGGAAGTTCCGTCCAGCCCCCTCCGGAGGGCCAAGCGACCTCGTCTCTGCTCCTCCAGCAGCTCG GACACATCTTCCCGGAGCTTCTTCGAGCCCACCTCCCAGCACAGAGACTGGTGCCCGTGGGTGAACCTCACGCTTGGCAAAGctgtccaggaaagcagtggcatGGAACCCGAAGGCGCTACCcccccagagccaggctggaaggCGGTGCTGGCCCTCCTGCTGGCCCAGAGGCAGTCCAGCCAGACCACGGAGGCAGAGTCCATG